The Phaenicophaeus curvirostris isolate KB17595 unplaced genomic scaffold, BPBGC_Pcur_1.0 scaffold_93, whole genome shotgun sequence genome has a segment encoding these proteins:
- the PPP1R14A gene encoding protein phosphatase 1 regulatory subunit 14A codes for MAANRWWRRAGRGSGSGSPGSRRPPARSPARSPALQRRPERVTVKYNRRELQRRLDTERWIDRRLEELYRGRETEMPDEVDIDALLELETDTERAQALQAILKSCTTSIEEFIQELLPQLQGLPKQQVLQNPDPDETPP; via the exons ATGGCCGCGAACCGGTGGTGGCGGCGGGCGGGCCGGGGCTCGGGCTCGGGCTCCCCCGGGTCCCGGCGCCCCCCGGCTCGGTCCCCGGCCCGCAGCCCCGCGCTGCAGCGGCGCCCGGAGCGGGTGACGGTGAAATACAACCGGCGGGAGCTGCAGCGCCGCCTCGACACCGAGCGCTGGATCGACCGGCGGCTCGAGGAGCTCTACCGGGGCCGC GAGACGGAGATGCCGGACGAGGTGGACATCGACGCCCTCCTGGAGCTCGAGACGGACACAGAGCGGGCGCAGGCGCTGCAG GCCATCCTGAAATCCTGCACCACCAGCATCGAG GAATTCATCCAGGAGCTCCTCCCGCAGCTGCAGGGGCTCCCGAAACAGCAGGTCCTGCAGAACCCCGATCCGGATGAGACCCCCCcgtga
- the LOC138734549 gene encoding putative Kunitz-type serine protease inhibitor — protein MAGGGLLLSPLLLLLLLLPVAAAAEGLQAIAPANPNHLPEESAAVNAPDGVPASLRGSAAALDPCTAPALTGPCRASFPRWFYLPANGTCFVFVYGGCRGNGNNFQSRQECLSRCHPRKGDAQADLAGNFFSSNELAFGILLLVFVTLLLVTSMDLKIKLCQKKAEVLGMPLGQRPKTKKFLLHNV, from the exons ATGGCGGGCGGGGGGCTCCTCCTGTCGccgctgctgctcctgctgctgctcctgcccgtGGCCGCCGCCGCCGAGGGGCTGCAGGCCATCG CTCCTGCGAATCCCAACCACCTCCCGGAGGAGTCGGCAGCCGTCAACGCTCCGGATGGCGTTCCCGCTTCTCTCCGGGGTTCCGCAGCCGCTCTGGATCCCTGCACGGCTCCCGCGCTCACCGGGCCGTGCCGAGCGTCCTTCCCGCGCTGGTTCTACCTCCCGGCCAACGGAACGTGCTTCGTCTTCGTCTACGGAGGCTGCCGGGGCAACGGGAACAACTTCCAGAGCCGGCAGGAATGCCTGAGCCGCTGCCACCCCCGGAAAG GTGATGCCCAAGCGGATTTAGCCggcaatttcttttcttccaacg aGCTCGCCTTCGGGATCCTCCTGCTGGTTTTCGTCACGCTCCTGCTGGTCACCAGCATGGATCTGAAGATCAAGCTGTGCCAGAAAAAAGCGGAAGTTTTGGGAATGCCGCTCGGACAGAGGCCTAAAACCAAGAAATTCCTGCTGCACAACGTTTAG
- the ZC3H4 gene encoding zinc finger CCCH domain-containing protein 4, translating to MAVESPSVPPAAAASPPSPHCTPPSPSCHDSGSCSLPRPPLQHHHHGPDEREDGELEEGELEDDGGEEAQDPSVSQERGRKEKAEKHHSDSDEEKAHRRMKRKRRKEREKEKRRSKKKRKSKHKRHASSSDDFSDYSEDSDFSPGEKGHRKYREYSPPYSSSHQQYPSSHSAPMPKKSYSKMESKNYGMYEEYDNEEYGQYDAEDDEEMGKEDYDDFAKELNQYRRAKEGSHRGRGGRGRGRGYRGRGGRGGMRGGRGMGRGNRGRGRGDHPEDEEEMYEEEMEYGDNEEPMGDDDYDDYSKELNQYRRSKENRGRGLNRGRGRGPRGRGNKGMGRGRGRGGNRKGGGMNEDDDYYDEDMGDGGGGGNYRRNDHDKPHQQSDKKGKVICKYFVEGRCTWGDHCNFSHDIELPKKRELCKFYITGYCARAENCPYMHGDFPCKLFHTTGNCINGDDCMFSHDPLTEETRELLDKMLADDAEAGAEDEKEVEELKKQGINPLPKPPPGVGLLPTPPRPPGPPAPTSPNGRPMPGGPPPPPPPPLPPPGPQMPPPMHEPLSPQQQEMYKKIPSLFEIVVRPTGQLAEKLGVRHPGPPPPRFPGPGGPPGAMPGPMHPEMHPDMHPDMHPDMHPDMHPDMHPDMHMDMPMGPGMNPGPPMGPGPPMMPYGPDDSPHSGMIPPGPPQQGFYDNFYQQPEGLEMEHGMMGDPEDYGAYEDMEGPPGEHMFPDPSLDPEALCEGGPAGLPKAPGGVPDFMPSAQRALYLRIQHKQHEDEERARRMVESGKQDRENEEGDTGNWYSSDEDDGGSSVTSILKSLRQQSSGRPHSQPSHGELGAPSGMGDPRLQKSQAGGSGRPADPRLRDPRLSRPSDLSASALPGDSGPSDPRLARLLPASAPKADAPHPGGVPKASLLPEEEEGERALRDKPITIPLDALPGHSLRDPRSQLQQFSHIKKDVVLHKPNFSRMILWSPEDLIPLPIPKQEFIPIPAALQSMPSLDPRLNRSQPALSDPRQRAGAAAQGDAGSSSASGIPDFELLSRILKTVNAAGSPSDKPSDPRVRKAPSDPRLQKSAEASRASKPSEAASDGGDSGPAIAPYDPRLSKGSGQSSVLSAISLYDPRTPSSGSKASDSPNEGSSKATEPGKTAVKSKEPLFVRRSALEQPESEKAGADAATDRYNSYNRPRPKAPAPDSASQPAVHNLPVPSVYGMVKPSGKSGAGSPFAGNSPAQDSEQQDAASLKDVFKGFDPTASPFCQ from the exons ATGGCCGTGGAGAGCCCGAGTGTCCCCCCCGCCGCCGCTGCTTCCCCCCCAAGCCCGCACTGCACCCCCCCATCTCCGTCCTGCCACGACAGCGGCAGCTGCAGCCTCCCCCGGCCGCCGCTCCAACACCACCATCACGGCCCGGACGAAAG GGAGGATGGAGAGCTGGAAGAGGGCGAGCTGGAAGAcgatggaggagaggaggcgCAGGATCCTTCCGTATCCCAGGAGCGAGGTCGGAAGGAGAAAGCGGAGAAGCACCACAGTGATTCCGATGAGGAGAAAGCCCATCGGCGGATGAAGCGGAAACGGCGGAAAGAgcgggagaaggagaagaggagatccaagaagaaaagaaaatccaagcaCAAG CGCCACGCGTCCTCCAGCGATGACTTCTCGGATTACAGCGAGGACTCGGACTTCAGCCCAGGAGAAAAGGGACACCGAAAATATCGGGAATACAGCCCGCCCTACTCTTCC TCCCACCAGCAGTATCCGTCCTCTCACAGCGCTCCCATGCCAAAGAAGAGCTATTCCAAAATGGAAAGCAAGAATTATGGGATGTACGAGGAGTACGACAACGAGGAGTACGGGCAGTACGACGCGGAAGACGACGAAGAGATGGGGAAAGAGGATTATGACGACTTCGCCAAGGAGCTTAACCAGTACCGGCGAGCGAAGGAAGGCTCCCACCGCGGCCGAG GAGGACGTGGCCGAGGCCGAGGCTACCGTGGGCGCGGCGGGCGAGGGGGAATGCGTGGTGGACGCGGAATGGGCCGAGGGAACCGCGGCCGCGGCAGAGGCGACCACCccgaggatgaggaggagatgTATGAGGAAGAGATGGAA TACGGTGATAACGAGGAGCCCATGGGCGATGATGACTACGATGATTATTCCAAGGAGTTGAACCAATACCGGAGGAGCAAGGAGAACCGTGGTCGTG GTTTAAACCGAGGTCGTGGCCGTGGTCCCAGAGGACGAGGGAATAAAGGAATGGGCAGAGGACGCGGCAGAGGTGGAAACCGGAAAGGAGGCGGAATGAACGAGGACGATGATTACTACGATGAGGATATGGGA GACGGAGGAGGCGGTGGGAATTACCGTCGGAACGACCACGACAAACCCCACCAGCAGTCGGATAAGAAAGGGAAAGTGATCTGCAAATACTTTGTGGAAGGCCGATGTACCTGG GGTGACCACTGCAACTTCAGTCATGACATTGAGCTACCAAAGAAGCGGGAATTGTGCAAGTTCTACATCACCGGCTACTGCGCCAGGGCGGAAAACTGCCCCTACATGCACG GGGATTTCCCGTGCAAGCTTTTCCACACCACCGGCAACTGCATCAACGGAGACGACTGCATGTTCTCCCACGATCCGCTCACGGAGGAGACACGGGAGCTTCTGGATAAG ATGCTCGCAGACGACGCAGAAGCAGGCGCGGAAGACgagaaggaggtggaagagCTGAAGAAACAAGGAATCAACCCTCTTCCCAAGCCACCTCCAGGAGTTGGCTTGCTTCCCACGCCTCCTCGTCCTCCCGGTCCCCCGGCTCCGACGTCTCCCAACGGAAGACCGATGCCCGGAGGgcctcctccgccgccgccaccgccgctTCCGCCTCCGGGGCCGCAGATGCCGCCTCCGATGCACGAGCCGCTTTCTCCGCAGCAGCAGGAGATGTACAAGAAGATCCCGTCGCTCTTCGAGATCGTCGTGCGTCCCACTGGGCAGCTGGCGGAAAAGTTGGGAGTGAG gcATCCAGGTCCTCCTCCTCCGCGATTTCCGGGCCCGGGAGGCCCCCCAGGGGCGATGCCAGGCCCGATGCACCCAGAAATGCATCCTGACATGCATCCCGACATGCACCCGGATATGCACCCGGATATGCACCCCGACATGCACCCCGACATGCACATGGACATGCCGATGGGGCCGGGGATGAATCCCGGCCCTCCCATGGGGCCCGGCCCTCCCATGATGCCGTACGGTCCAGATGATTCCCCACATTCCGGAATGATCCCGCCGGGTCCTCCGCAACAAGGATTTTACGACAACTTCTACCAACAACCAGAAGGGTTGGAGATGGAGCACGGCATGATGGGAGATCCAG AGGACTACGGCGCCTACGAGGACATGGAAGGACCTCCAGGAGAGCACATGTTCCCAGATCCATCCCTGGATCCCGAAGCTCTGTGCGAAGGAGGCCCGGCCGGGTTGCCGAAGGCTCCGGGCGGCGTTCCCGACTTCATGCCGTCGGCACAACGAGCTCTTTACCTTCGGATCCAGCACAAGCAACACGAGGACGAGGAGCGAGCGCGGAGGATGGTGGAGAGCGGCAAGCAGGACCGGGAAAACGAGGAAG GCGACACCGGGAACTGGTATTCCAGCGACGAGGACGACGGGGGCAGCAGCGTCACCTCCATCCTGAAGAGCCTGCGCCAGCAGAGCTCGGGCCGGCCTCATTCCCAGCCTTCCCACGGCGAGCTGGGAGCTCCCTCCGGCATGGGCGACCCTCGCCTCCAGAAATCCCAGGCCGGAGGGAGCGGCCGCCCCGCCGATCCGCGTTTACGCGATCCCAGGCTTTCGCGCCCCTCGGATCTTTCCGCTTCGGCTCTCCCCGGCGACTCGGGCCCCAGCGACCCTCGGCTCGCGCGCCTCCTTCCCGCCTCCGCTCCCAAAGCGGATGCTCCTCATCCCGGCGGCGTTCCCAAAGCCTCTCTGCTTcccgaggaggaggaaggagagcgGGCTCTGCGGGATAAACCCATCACCATCCCATTGGACGCTCTCCCGGGCCATTCCCTGCGGGATCCGCGCTCCCAGCTCCAGCAATTCAGCCACATCAAGAAAGACGTCGTCCTCCACAAACCCAACTTCTCCCGGATGATCCTGTGGAGCCCGGAGGATCTCATCCCGCTTCCCATCCCCAAACAGGAGTTTATTCCCATCCCGGCTGCCCTCCAGTCCATGCCGAGCCTCGATCCGCGGCTCAACCGCTCCCAACCGGCTCTTTCCGATCCCAGGCAGCGAGCGGGAGCGGCGGCGCAGGGCGATGCCGGCTCTTCTTCGGCCTCCGGGATCCCGGATTTCGAGCTCCTTTCCCGGATTTTAAAGACTGTCAACGCCGCCGGCAGCCCGAGCGACAAACCCAGCGATCCTCGCGTGCGTAAAGCTCCCTCCGATCCCAGGTTACAAAAATCAGCGGAAGCTTCTAGAGCTTCCAAACCTTCGGAAGCGGCATCGGATGGCGGCGATTCCGGCCCGGCTATCGCTCCGTACGATCCGCGTTTGAGCAAAGGGAGCGGGCAAAGCAGCGTCCTCAGCGCCATCAGCCTTTACGATCCCAGGACTCCGAGTTCGGGAAGCAAAGCTTCCGATTCTCCCAACGAAGGCTCCTCGAAAGCCACGGAGCCCGGGAAAACCGCCGTGAAATCCAAGGAACCCCTTTTTGTTCGGCGTTCCGCTTTGGAGCAACCCGAATCGGAGAAGGCTGGCGCCGACGCCGCTACGGACAGGTACAACAGCTACAATCGCCCGAGGCCCAAAGCTCCCGCTCCGGATTCCGCTTCCCAACCCGCTGTCCATAATCTTCCGGTCCCTTCCGTGTACGGAATGGTTAAACCCAGCGGCAAATCCGGAGCGGGAAGCCCCTTTGCCGGGAATAGCCCGGCCCAGGACAGCGAGCAGCAAGACGCCGCGTCCCTCAAAGACGTCTTCAAGGGCTTCGATCCGACAGCTTCTCCGTTTTGCCAGTAG